The Verrucomicrobiales bacterium genomic sequence CACTGGTGGAATGGCGACGTCTACGATGGGCAGCCTGGCACACCCATGCTCTCGTTCGCGATGAACAAAAAATACATCGATTTCTGTTCTCGTGAAGGCATCCTAACCCATTCCATCACCTCCACCGAAGGCGTGACCACGCCGTGGTATCACCAGTCCAAACCAGGGGTGGAGCCGGGTCCGGACACGGACGTAACCCGACCTCGCCCAGGTTTTGATTTGAAAGCCATCCATCGATACGCCGATTCGAAGAACGTTCGACTTTGGACCTGGGTTCATCAGGGGGCACTGCGAGGGCGGGTCGAAGAGGCGTTCGCCGCTTTCCAGAAACAAGGATGGAGCGGGATGATGGTCGACTTTTTTGACCACGATGACCAAGACTCTGTAGAGTTCGCCGAGTCTATTCTGAAATCAGCTGCCAAACACCACCTCCTAATCCAGCTCCATGGAATCTGGAAGCCCACCGGCCTGGAGAGAACCTTTCCCAACTTGATGAACCATGAAGGTGCCTTGAACTTGGAGTATCTGAAATGGAGCGACCGATGCACCCCGGAGCACAACCTCAGGATGGCATTCACTCGCTTGGTTGCCGGTCGCATGGACTATCATCTCGGGGGTTTCCGCTCCGTTTTGCGCGATCGGTTCCAACCTAAAGGCGTTGCCCCGAATGTCCTTGGAACCCGAGGGCATCATCTTGCGATGTATGTCTGCTTCGACAACCCGAACCCCATGGTCGCGGATTATCCTACTGCGTACG encodes the following:
- a CDS encoding glycoside hydrolase family 97 catalytic domain-containing protein — its product is HWWNGDVYDGQPGTPMLSFAMNKKYIDFCSREGILTHSITSTEGVTTPWYHQSKPGVEPGPDTDVTRPRPGFDLKAIHRYADSKNVRLWTWVHQGALRGRVEEAFAAFQKQGWSGMMVDFFDHDDQDSVEFAESILKSAAKHHLLIQLHGIWKPTGLERTFPNLMNHEGALNLEYLKWSDRCTPEHNLRMAFTRLVAGRMDYHLGGFRSVLRDRFQPKGVAPNVLGTRGHHLAMYVCFDNPNPMVADYPTAYEGQLGFDFLRTVPTWWDETRVLIGRVGEVLVTARRKGSDWYLGGMSAVQPRDLEIPLEFLGRGSFDAEIWKDANDTDKDPNHLVHTRSRVSSGDQLRIRVALDGGFVAKLSWSR